One window of Quercus robur chromosome 5, dhQueRobu3.1, whole genome shotgun sequence genomic DNA carries:
- the LOC126726291 gene encoding uncharacterized protein LOC126726291: protein MAMAEDSWLDLHATTASHMNYQRGGSLPLHFKNFLNLTIAPRGKRGATRGRGGGRISLVSEQVMAEDRVDRLEGEVNNLTSMVSEQQKMMKEIQEMLAAMHTRFGNLSSNHSSESSHKRGEGERSSGRFNSGPSGSHGAVIPRVTKLDFPRFNGNEDPTSWICRAEQFFEFQNIAEEEKISLAAYHLEGEAQLWYQLLKEEERVITWPLLKEGLYTRYGPTEFDDFFGDLTKLRQMGSVREYQSQFERLLSRVGKLPPAQQVGCFISGLKEHLRIDVQALKPASLSAAVGLARLYEAKSQFQHQQPPSEENEEPLPPSLSKVRPTTKTIKKLTPTELKERRDKGLCFNCDEKFAPGHQCKKLFFIEVGWPDEHGEGSLEDKG, encoded by the exons ATGGCCATGGCCGAAGATTCTTGGCTGGACCTCCATGCCACCACCGCAAGCCACATGAACTACCAACGTGGTggctctcttcctctccatttcaaa AATTTCCTCAATCTAACCATAGCCCCACGCGGGAAAAGAGGTGCTACACGCGGCCGAGGCGGGGGTCGTATCAgcttggtatcagagcaggttatGGCTGAGGATCGGGTGGACAGATTGGAAGGTGAGGTTAACAACTTGACTTCCATGGTTTCGGAACAACAGAAGATGATGAAGGAGATACAGGAAATGCTTGCTGCAATGCATACTCGTTTTGGCAACCTTTCGAGTAATCATAGCAGTGAGAGTTCTCACAAGCGTGGTGAGGGGGAAAGGTCTTCAGGTAGATTCAACTCTGGACCATCCGGCTCACATGGTGCTGTCATTCCAAGGGTGACAAAACTAGATTTCCCACGCTTCAACGGAAATGAAGATCCAACTAGTTGGATCTGCCGTGCAGAGCAATTTTTTGAATTCCAAAATATTGCtgaggaagaaaaaatttcattggCTGCCTACCATTTGGAGGGGGAAGCACAATTATGGTATCAATTActaaaggaagaagagagagtgatCACTTGGCCTCTCCTCAAAGAAGGCTTGTACACACGTTATGGCCCAACAGAGTTTGATGACTTCTTTGGTGATCTAACGAAGCTTAGGCAAATGGGATCTGTGAGAGAGTATCAAAGCCAATTTGAAAGATTGCTTAGCAGAGTAGGAAAATTACCACCGGCACAACAAGTGGGTTGCTTCATTAGTGGCCTTAAAGAACATCTACGAATTGATGTTCAAGCCCTCAAACCGGCTTCCTTATCTGCTGCAGTGGGCTTAGCTCGCCTCTATGAAGCCAAGTCCCAGTTTCAACATCAACAACCTCCAtctgaagaaaatgaagagccTTTGCCTCCATCTCTTAGCAAAGTGAGACCTACTACTAAGACTATCAAGAAACTTACACCTACTGAACTGAAAGAGAGGCGAGACAAGGGCTTGTGCTTTAattgtgatgagaaatttgCACCAGGTCATCAATGTAAGAAGCTATTTTTTATTGAGGTGGGTTGGCCGGATGAGCATGGAGAAGGATCCCTTGAGGACAAGGGATGA